In Streptomyces nojiriensis, one genomic interval encodes:
- a CDS encoding PRC-barrel domain-containing protein — translation MQTDIDPRSLIGRKAFDRNGTKIGTIDEVYLDDATGVPEWAAVRTGLFSRDAFVPLEPSELVGDTLRVPFERALIRDAPDFGVGRHLSPEQELQLYHHYGLDTTLPSDFNRDFGRLAGDES, via the coding sequence GTGCAGACCGACATCGATCCGCGCAGCCTGATCGGCCGCAAGGCGTTCGACCGCAATGGCACCAAGATCGGCACGATCGACGAGGTCTACCTCGACGATGCCACGGGCGTCCCGGAGTGGGCCGCGGTCCGGACGGGGCTCTTCAGCCGGGACGCCTTCGTCCCGCTGGAGCCGAGCGAGCTGGTGGGCGACACCCTGCGGGTGCCCTTCGAACGCGCCCTGATCAGGGACGCCCCGGACTTCGGTGTCGGGCGCCACCTCTCCCCCGAACAGGAGCTGCAGCTCTACCACCACTACGGACTGGACACGACCCTTCCGTCGGACTTCAACCGCGACTTCGGCCGCCTGGCGGGCGACGAAAGCTAG
- a CDS encoding DNA polymerase IV — MRAAPTILHLDMDAFYASVEQASKPSLRGKAVIVGGLGPRGVVATASYEARRFGVHSAMPMGQARRLCPNGAYLIPRFSLYRQVSDVVMAMLRELSPLVEPLSLDEAFVDLEAGGVAFDSRSARQAGERLRADIRAATGLSGSVGLAGSKMLAKVASEEAKPAGLLLIEPGTDRELLAPMSVRTLPGVGPATGEHLRRAGITTVGELAEAGEDELVRMVGRAAGAGLYRMALGLDDRPVVAERDAKSVSVEDTFDVDLHDRVRIRGEVQRLADRCVQRLRGSGHSGRTIVLKVRRYDFSTLTRSETLRGPTDDPAVVREAAARLLEGVDTTGGVRLLGVGVSGLADYTQEDLFAQSLAAEPDEAAGPEGAARAAGAAGAEGNDGADRTDRTDGAGGEAVAAGGAPEAPEPPGGPEPAPERRWTAGSDVHHAVYGPGWVQGSGVGRVTVRFEQPGWEPGRVRTFRVDDPELEPSDPLPLVGDSP, encoded by the coding sequence GTGAGAGCCGCGCCGACCATCCTGCATCTGGACATGGACGCCTTCTACGCCTCCGTGGAGCAGGCGTCGAAGCCGAGCCTGCGGGGCAAGGCCGTCATCGTGGGCGGCCTCGGGCCGCGCGGGGTCGTCGCCACGGCATCGTACGAGGCCAGGCGCTTCGGGGTGCACTCCGCGATGCCGATGGGGCAGGCGCGGCGGCTCTGCCCGAACGGTGCGTACCTGATCCCCCGCTTCAGCCTCTACCGGCAGGTCAGCGACGTGGTGATGGCCATGCTGCGGGAGCTGTCGCCCCTGGTGGAGCCCCTGAGCCTGGACGAGGCCTTCGTGGACCTGGAGGCGGGCGGGGTGGCCTTCGACTCGCGCAGCGCGCGGCAGGCGGGGGAGCGGCTGCGGGCCGACATCCGGGCCGCCACGGGGCTCAGCGGGTCGGTGGGGCTCGCCGGGTCGAAGATGCTGGCCAAGGTGGCCTCCGAAGAGGCCAAGCCGGCCGGACTGCTGCTGATCGAGCCGGGGACGGACCGCGAGCTGCTCGCGCCGATGTCGGTACGGACCCTGCCCGGGGTGGGTCCGGCCACGGGCGAGCACCTGCGCCGGGCCGGGATCACCACGGTGGGGGAGCTGGCGGAGGCCGGGGAGGACGAGCTGGTCCGGATGGTCGGCCGCGCGGCCGGTGCCGGGCTGTACCGGATGGCGCTCGGGCTGGACGACCGGCCGGTGGTCGCGGAGCGGGACGCGAAGTCGGTGTCGGTCGAGGACACCTTCGACGTGGACCTGCACGATCGGGTACGGATCCGCGGCGAGGTCCAGCGGCTCGCCGACCGGTGCGTGCAGCGGCTGCGGGGCTCTGGGCATTCGGGGCGCACGATCGTGCTCAAGGTGAGGCGGTACGACTTCTCCACGCTGACCCGGTCCGAGACCCTGCGGGGGCCCACGGACGATCCGGCGGTGGTGCGGGAGGCGGCGGCGCGGCTGCTGGAGGGCGTGGACACCACGGGTGGGGTGCGGCTGCTCGGAGTGGGGGTGAGCGGGCTGGCGGACTACACGCAGGAGGACCTGTTCGCGCAGTCGCTCGCCGCTGAGCCGGACGAGGCGGCCGGGCCGGAAGGGGCGGCCAGGGCGGCCGGGGCGGCTGGGGCGGAGGGGAATGACGGCGCGGACAGGACGGACAGGACGGACGGGGCCGGAGGGGAGGCGGTGGCGGCCGGGGGCGCCCCGGAGGCCCCCGAGCCGCCCGGGGGGCCGGAGCCTGCCCCCGAACGGCGCTGGACGGCTGGGAGCGACGTACACCATGCCGTGTACGGGCCCGGATGGGTGCAGGGCAGCGGGGTCGGGCGGGTGACCGTGCGGTTCGAGCAGCCCGGATGGGAGCCCGGCCGGGTGCGGACCTTCCGGGTGGACGACCCCGAGCTGGAGCCGTCCGATCCGCTGCCGCTCGTGGGGGACAGCCCGTGA
- a CDS encoding MerR family transcriptional regulator codes for MRITGDGTTGGTPARSEAGPYPLHGGAVGSARRQPESTPVGPVGADPEPGRIGYRGPTACAAAGITYRQLDYWSRTGLVEPSVRAAYGAGTQRLYSFRDVVVLKIVKRFLDTGVALQNIRTAVQHLHDRELSDLERMTLMSDGATVYECTSPDQVVSLLQGGQGVFGIAVGVVWRDVESALSQLHGERVDTGETLVRHNPTDELAARRNRAV; via the coding sequence GTGAGGATCACGGGCGACGGTACGACCGGGGGCACCCCCGCACGGAGTGAGGCTGGGCCGTACCCGCTGCACGGCGGTGCGGTCGGTTCCGCGCGCCGTCAGCCGGAGTCGACGCCGGTCGGACCGGTGGGCGCGGACCCGGAGCCCGGCCGGATCGGCTACCGCGGGCCGACGGCGTGCGCCGCGGCCGGCATCACGTACCGGCAGCTCGACTACTGGTCCCGGACCGGGCTGGTGGAGCCCAGCGTGCGGGCCGCCTACGGGGCGGGGACGCAGCGGCTCTACAGCTTCCGCGACGTCGTGGTCCTCAAGATCGTCAAGCGCTTCCTGGACACCGGGGTGGCGCTGCAGAACATCCGCACGGCGGTCCAGCACCTGCACGACCGGGAGCTCTCGGACCTCGAACGGATGACGCTGATGAGCGACGGCGCCACCGTGTACGAGTGCACCTCGCCGGACCAGGTCGTGAGCCTGTTGCAGGGCGGGCAGGGCGTCTTCGGCATCGCGGTGGGCGTGGTGTGGCGCGACGTCGAGAGCGCGCTGTCGCAGCTGCACGGGGAGCGCGTGGACACCGGCGAGACGCTGGTGCGGCACAACCCGACGGACGAGCTGGCCGCCCGCCGCAACCGGGCCGTCTGA
- a CDS encoding bifunctional nuclease family protein, whose protein sequence is MNELDVVGVRVEMPSNQPIVLLREVGGDRYLPIWIGPGEATAIAFAQQGMAPARPLTHDLFKDVLEAIGEELTEVRITDLREGVFYAELVFASGVEVSARPSDAIALALRTGTPIYGSDGVLDDAGIAIPDEQEDEVEKFREFLDQISPEDFGTGPQ, encoded by the coding sequence GTGAACGAGCTCGACGTTGTGGGTGTCCGGGTGGAAATGCCCTCCAACCAACCGATCGTGCTCCTGCGTGAAGTGGGAGGCGACCGGTACCTCCCCATCTGGATCGGTCCAGGGGAGGCGACCGCCATTGCCTTCGCGCAGCAGGGGATGGCCCCTGCCCGACCGCTGACGCACGACCTGTTCAAGGACGTGCTGGAGGCGATCGGCGAGGAGCTCACCGAGGTCCGGATCACGGATCTGCGGGAGGGCGTCTTCTACGCGGAGCTCGTCTTCGCCAGCGGGGTCGAGGTGAGTGCGCGTCCTTCCGACGCCATAGCCCTCGCCCTGCGGACGGGGACGCCGATCTACGGGAGCGACGGCGTGCTGGACGACGCCGGAATCGCCATTCCGGACGAGCAGGAGGACGAGGTGGAGAAGTTCCGCGAGTTCCTCGACCAGATCTCGCCGGAGGACTTCGGCACCGGCCCGCAGTGA
- a CDS encoding MerR family transcriptional regulator encodes MLRTPTGGAPRSGTAGTAGPAGRLVSIGTVLATLRDEFPEVTISKIRFLEAEGLVEPRRTPSGYRKFSTDDVERLARILRLQRDHYLPLKVIREQLDALARGEQIHIPAPTAHGDSADPAGPAAVYGEVGRERPTVARVGRAELLEAAGVDEVQLVEWESYGLLTEGADGGFDAGAVTVARLVADLGRFGLEPRHLRAMKAAADREAGLVEQVVAPLRRHRNPQTRAHAEATLKELAGLSVRLHEALVQTALGVRLP; translated from the coding sequence ATGCTGCGTACCCCGACCGGCGGTGCCCCGCGAAGTGGCACCGCCGGCACCGCCGGCCCGGCCGGGCGGCTGGTGAGCATCGGCACGGTGCTCGCCACGCTGCGTGACGAGTTCCCCGAAGTCACCATCTCGAAGATCCGTTTTCTGGAGGCGGAGGGGCTCGTCGAGCCCCGGCGCACCCCTTCGGGATATCGCAAGTTCAGCACCGACGACGTGGAGCGGCTCGCTCGGATCCTGCGGCTGCAGCGCGACCACTACCTGCCGCTGAAGGTCATCCGCGAGCAGCTCGACGCGCTCGCCCGCGGGGAGCAGATCCACATTCCGGCGCCCACCGCGCACGGGGACTCCGCCGACCCCGCCGGACCGGCGGCCGTCTACGGCGAAGTGGGGCGGGAGCGGCCCACCGTGGCCCGGGTGGGCCGGGCCGAGCTGCTCGAGGCCGCCGGGGTGGACGAGGTACAGCTGGTCGAGTGGGAGTCGTACGGGCTGCTGACCGAGGGCGCGGACGGCGGATTCGACGCCGGGGCGGTCACGGTGGCCCGGCTGGTGGCCGACCTGGGCCGGTTCGGGCTGGAGCCGCGGCACCTGCGCGCGATGAAGGCTGCGGCGGACCGGGAGGCGGGGCTGGTGGAGCAGGTGGTGGCACCGCTGCGCAGGCATCGCAATCCGCAGACGAGGGCTCATGCGGAGGCCACGCTGAAAGAGCTCGCGGGGCTCTCCGTACGGCTTCACGAGGCGCTCGTACAGACCGCTCTCGGGGTCCGGCTGCCCTGA
- a CDS encoding FHA domain-containing protein, translating into MSGGYGRCQNVRVGRCLHSEFVLPHGRVCFSQGESPVKLFEKLFGKKNREEGGAARHRAAHGDVEGQGDRPLFRDEVAGAGDVPGAPGASAVDPAGTGRIGFGEPSTSSAGGGFAPDPYATNASAGHPRREEPSMSAEQICSRCGHRSDAASRFCSNCGAPLRAGLTPERASETTSTISISGLEAYEAEVSGQPHVSSSSLSPEAQAAVEALPPGSALLIVRRGPNSGSRFLLDGELTTAGRHPQSDIFLDDVTVSRRHVEFRRSQEGGFTVADVGSLNGTYVNREPIDSVALQNGDEVQIGKYRLVFYASLRGI; encoded by the coding sequence CTGTCTGGTGGTTACGGACGTTGTCAGAATGTCCGGGTCGGCAGGTGTCTGCATTCGGAGTTCGTCCTGCCCCACGGGCGGGTCTGTTTCAGTCAAGGGGAATCGCCCGTGAAGTTGTTTGAGAAGTTGTTCGGCAAGAAGAACCGTGAGGAAGGCGGCGCGGCACGGCATCGCGCCGCGCACGGGGACGTGGAAGGGCAGGGCGACCGGCCGCTCTTCCGTGACGAGGTCGCCGGCGCGGGTGATGTTCCCGGTGCCCCCGGCGCGTCGGCTGTTGACCCTGCTGGTACCGGACGCATAGGTTTCGGTGAACCATCAACCTCAAGTGCGGGTGGAGGGTTTGCCCCCGACCCGTATGCCACCAATGCATCCGCGGGGCATCCGCGGCGCGAGGAGCCGTCCATGTCGGCCGAGCAGATTTGCAGCAGGTGCGGACACCGCAGCGATGCGGCCAGTCGGTTCTGCTCGAACTGCGGTGCGCCGCTGCGGGCGGGTCTGACGCCGGAGCGTGCCTCGGAGACCACGTCCACGATCTCGATCTCGGGCCTCGAGGCCTACGAGGCCGAGGTGTCCGGACAACCGCACGTGTCGTCCTCCTCGCTGTCCCCCGAGGCGCAGGCCGCGGTGGAAGCGCTGCCCCCCGGTTCCGCTCTGCTCATCGTGCGGCGCGGTCCCAACTCCGGGAGCCGTTTCCTGCTGGACGGCGAGCTGACCACGGCCGGCCGCCACCCGCAGAGCGACATCTTCCTGGACGACGTCACCGTCTCCCGGCGCCATGTCGAATTCCGCAGGAGCCAGGAGGGCGGCTTCACCGTCGCCGATGTCGGCAGCCTCAACGGCACGTACGTGAACCGTGAACCGATCGACTCCGTCGCCCTGCAGAACGGCGACGAGGTGCAGATCGGCAAGTACCGGCTGGTCTTCTACGCGAGCCTGCGGGGCATCTGA
- a CDS encoding DUF881 domain-containing protein, with amino-acid sequence MSTNDSPEEQGGAGRPPEPPKAPKTPEAPEAPEPPKAPQTPEPPTEPETPQSPESLRPPRSSESPQSPQPPQSPEPPEPSEPSKEVPGQPEETGRQRLAAGLWPPRVSRAQLIVALLLFVLGLGLAIQVRSNSDSSALRGARQEDLVRILDELDGRTKRLEDEKQRLEDQRKELESSSNQAEEARRQTVEKERQLGILAGTVAAQGPGITLKITDPTGQVQSDQLLDTLQELRAAGAEAIQINGVRIVAGSYFSDENGGVAIDGKKITQPYEFKVIGKPQDLEPALNIPGGVVQTLEKEQATVAVTRSAKIVVDALRAAKQPDYARSSS; translated from the coding sequence ATGAGTACGAACGACAGCCCCGAGGAGCAGGGGGGCGCGGGCCGGCCGCCGGAGCCCCCCAAGGCGCCGAAGACCCCGGAGGCCCCGGAGGCCCCGGAGCCTCCCAAGGCGCCGCAGACCCCGGAGCCCCCCACGGAGCCGGAGACCCCGCAGTCTCCGGAGTCCCTGCGACCGCCGCGGTCCTCGGAGTCCCCGCAGTCGCCACAACCTCCGCAGTCGCCGGAACCACCGGAGCCGTCGGAGCCGTCCAAGGAAGTACCGGGGCAGCCGGAGGAGACCGGCCGGCAGCGGCTCGCGGCCGGGCTGTGGCCGCCGCGGGTGAGCCGGGCCCAACTGATCGTCGCGCTGCTGCTGTTCGTCCTGGGGCTGGGTCTGGCGATCCAGGTCCGGTCCAACAGCGACTCCAGCGCGCTGCGCGGGGCCCGCCAGGAGGACCTCGTGCGGATCCTCGACGAGCTCGACGGGCGGACCAAGCGACTGGAGGACGAGAAGCAGCGGCTGGAGGACCAGCGCAAGGAGCTGGAGAGCAGCTCCAACCAGGCCGAGGAGGCCCGTAGGCAGACCGTCGAGAAGGAACGCCAACTCGGCATCCTGGCCGGTACGGTGGCAGCCCAGGGGCCGGGCATCACGCTGAAGATCACGGATCCCACGGGTCAGGTGCAGTCCGACCAGCTGCTGGACACGCTTCAGGAGCTGCGGGCGGCCGGGGCCGAGGCGATCCAGATCAACGGGGTGCGCATCGTGGCGGGCTCGTACTTCTCGGACGAGAACGGCGGGGTCGCCATCGACGGCAAGAAGATCACACAACCCTATGAGTTCAAGGTGATCGGCAAGCCCCAGGATCTGGAGCCCGCGCTGAACATCCCCGGCGGTGTCGTCCAGACGCTGGAGAAGGAGCAGGCCACCGTCGCCGTCACACGGTCGGCGAAGATCGTTGTGGATGCCTTGCGGGCTGCGAAGCAGCCTGACTACGCTCGGTCGTCATCGTGA
- a CDS encoding small basic family protein, protein MIAVLGLLAGVVAGLLVRPEVPAVVEPYLPIAVVAALDAVFGGLRAMLDGIFVDKVFVVSFLSNVVVAALIVFLGDKLGVGSQLSTGVVVVLGIRIFSNAAAIRRHVFRA, encoded by the coding sequence GTGATCGCGGTACTGGGCCTCTTGGCCGGAGTGGTGGCCGGACTTCTGGTCCGGCCCGAAGTGCCGGCCGTGGTGGAGCCATATCTGCCGATCGCCGTGGTGGCGGCGCTGGACGCGGTGTTCGGCGGCCTCCGCGCGATGCTGGACGGCATCTTCGTGGACAAGGTCTTCGTGGTGTCGTTCCTGTCGAACGTCGTCGTCGCCGCGCTGATCGTCTTCCTCGGCGACAAGCTCGGGGTCGGCTCGCAGCTGTCCACGGGTGTGGTCGTGGTCCTCGGCATCCGCATCTTCTCCAACGCCGCGGCCATCCGCCGGCACGTGTTCCGGGCGTGA